The Ignavibacteriota bacterium genome has a window encoding:
- a CDS encoding 3'-5' exonuclease gives MDLVNPSHRLTVQGGGDIERLAAAVNQVLDRAQSLREQARDATQGHGAPAAHDHHAAASGPSGQNDPDTPLTRLSCTAFDTEATGLQPSAGDEIIAIGAVRIVNGRLHHEERFDQLVDPRRSVPEESVRVHGIDDDMLAGGPTIDVVLPRFAAFANGTVLVAHNAAFDMRLFEIKRELTGITFAGPVLDTMLLSSVLHPHHEDHTLEGLAKRLGIPVVGRHTALGDALMTGEVFLKLVPLLADKGIVTLRQAVDACARSPLAGLKY, from the coding sequence ATGGACCTCGTCAACCCGTCGCACCGTCTCACCGTGCAGGGTGGGGGCGACATCGAGCGCCTTGCCGCCGCGGTGAACCAGGTGCTCGACCGTGCGCAATCGCTCCGGGAGCAAGCTCGGGACGCGACACAAGGCCATGGGGCACCTGCCGCGCACGACCATCACGCCGCCGCATCCGGACCATCAGGGCAGAACGATCCCGACACGCCGCTCACCCGGCTCTCATGCACCGCTTTCGATACCGAAGCCACCGGGCTGCAGCCGTCGGCGGGCGACGAGATCATCGCGATCGGGGCCGTGCGCATCGTGAACGGACGCCTTCACCATGAGGAGCGGTTCGACCAGCTTGTGGACCCGCGTCGATCGGTCCCCGAAGAATCCGTGCGCGTGCATGGGATCGATGATGATATGCTCGCCGGAGGCCCAACGATCGATGTAGTGCTTCCCCGGTTCGCCGCGTTCGCCAACGGTACGGTGCTCGTGGCACATAACGCGGCATTCGATATGCGCCTGTTCGAGATCAAACGGGAACTCACGGGGATCACGTTCGCCGGCCCGGTGCTGGATACGATGCTTCTTTCATCGGTCCTGCATCCGCATCACGAGGACCACACGCTGGAGGGACTGGCGAAGAGATTGGGGATACCGGTCGTGGGGCGTCACACGGCGCTGGGTGATGCGCTGATGACGGGTGAGGTGTTCCTGAAGCTTGTGCCGTTGCTCGCCGACAAGGGGATCGTCACGCTCCGTCAGGCGGTGGACGCCTGTGCACGCTCACCGCTCGCGGGGTTGAAGT